One Tunturibacter gelidoferens genomic region harbors:
- a CDS encoding MFS transporter: protein MTTLLKSEHRAPLPFLGLACAVGVSTIYYNQPLLLEMGRSYGVTAGHVGFVAVATQVGYATGLLAFVPLGDVLERRALMMRMYGAEAVALLLVALAPGLTWLIAASVLLGLFASVTHVALPIAPDLVSHEKRGRAIGTVMTGLLLGILLARTFAGWVSSIHGWRWVFVVAAVVNAAFVPLMGKVMPKLPPKQQLRYADAMKSLWTLFRTQPLLRESSIVGALVFASFSCFWTTLAFVLHSHYGLGAGVAGTFGVVGAAGALVAPLAGRLSDRHGSRWVVSLGMGLLGFSYVLLWVEEPIKLPMTIHIIALAIGVLVLDIGAQMTQVANQTRIFGLVPSARSRINTVYMTVYFSGAAVGSALATIAWEHWKWNGVCCLAISFIALAGLRHATGKRNGEADLHRTEEEDLLLEA, encoded by the coding sequence ATGACCACTTTATTGAAATCAGAACATCGCGCGCCACTCCCCTTTCTGGGGTTGGCCTGCGCAGTTGGTGTTTCGACGATCTACTACAACCAGCCGCTTCTACTGGAGATGGGTCGCTCCTACGGTGTTACGGCTGGCCATGTGGGCTTTGTCGCGGTGGCGACCCAGGTGGGTTACGCGACTGGTTTGCTGGCCTTCGTTCCACTGGGCGACGTGCTGGAGCGCCGCGCTCTGATGATGCGAATGTATGGTGCGGAGGCGGTTGCCCTTCTGCTGGTTGCGCTTGCCCCTGGACTGACCTGGCTGATTGCTGCGAGTGTGTTGCTTGGGCTCTTTGCGTCGGTTACCCACGTTGCGCTTCCTATTGCGCCCGACCTTGTGTCGCATGAAAAGCGCGGACGGGCTATCGGCACAGTCATGACCGGGCTGCTGTTGGGTATTCTGCTGGCCCGCACCTTCGCTGGCTGGGTGAGTAGCATTCATGGCTGGCGCTGGGTCTTCGTGGTGGCGGCGGTGGTGAATGCGGCATTCGTTCCGCTGATGGGGAAGGTGATGCCCAAACTGCCTCCAAAGCAACAACTGCGCTATGCGGATGCGATGAAGTCGCTCTGGACGCTATTTCGTACGCAGCCTCTGCTTAGAGAATCCTCCATTGTTGGCGCGCTCGTCTTTGCGTCGTTCAGTTGCTTTTGGACGACGCTGGCTTTTGTGCTGCACAGTCATTACGGGCTGGGCGCGGGTGTCGCAGGCACCTTTGGTGTGGTCGGCGCGGCGGGTGCACTGGTCGCACCACTTGCGGGCAGGCTGTCCGACAGGCATGGATCGCGATGGGTAGTCTCGCTTGGGATGGGGCTGCTGGGGTTCTCTTACGTTCTGTTGTGGGTGGAAGAGCCGATCAAGCTGCCGATGACGATCCACATCATCGCGCTGGCGATTGGAGTGCTGGTGCTGGATATAGGGGCGCAGATGACGCAGGTAGCCAACCAGACTCGGATCTTTGGGCTGGTCCCCTCTGCGCGCAGCCGGATCAATACGGTCTATATGACGGTGTACTTTAGCGGGGCGGCGGTGGGGTCAGCCCTGGCGACCATCGCATGGGAGCACTGGAAGTGGAACGGAGTCTGTTGCCTGGCGATCAGCTTTATCGCGTTGGCGGGGCTACGACATGCGACTGGCAAACGCAATGGCGAAGCGGATCTTCACCGTACTGAGGAAGAAGATCTTTTGCTCGAGGCCTAG
- a CDS encoding acyl-CoA dehydrogenase: MSQQVGPMALTQLGDDEQLFRDTIRRFAVEQIGPLVRGMDESQQMDAAMIRKLFELGLMGIEIPEEYGGAGGTFFNAILAVEELSAVDPSVGVMVDVQNTLCINALVRWANEEQKKRYLTRLATDTIGSYALSEASSGSDAFALQARAVKRGDDYVLNGQKLWITNAKEAGLFIVFATIDPAAGYKGITAFLVEKGAPGFTLGKKEDKLGIRASSTCELIFNDCVVPAAQVLGEPGKGYKIAIETLNEGRIGIGSQMLGLAQGAWGHAAKWAKERKQFGKTLVEFQAMQFQLAEMATEIEAARLMVYNAARLKDAGLDFLKEAAMCKYFTSQVAERVASLAVEVYGGSGFVKDYPVEKLYRDAKIGKIYEGTSFMQLATIAKLTLGKV; the protein is encoded by the coding sequence ATGTCGCAGCAGGTTGGACCGATGGCGTTGACGCAGTTGGGGGATGACGAGCAGCTTTTTCGCGATACGATACGGCGATTCGCGGTGGAACAGATTGGTCCACTGGTGCGCGGCATGGATGAGTCGCAGCAGATGGATGCCGCGATGATCCGGAAACTCTTCGAACTCGGGTTGATGGGGATCGAGATTCCCGAAGAGTACGGCGGGGCAGGTGGTACGTTTTTCAATGCGATTCTCGCAGTCGAGGAGCTCTCTGCGGTCGATCCGTCCGTAGGGGTGATGGTCGATGTGCAGAACACGCTTTGCATTAATGCGCTTGTGCGATGGGCGAATGAAGAGCAGAAGAAGAGATATCTGACGCGGCTTGCGACAGATACGATTGGATCGTATGCGCTCAGCGAGGCCTCCTCGGGCTCCGATGCCTTTGCACTGCAAGCGCGGGCGGTGAAGCGCGGCGACGATTACGTTCTCAACGGGCAGAAGCTCTGGATCACGAATGCGAAAGAGGCCGGGCTGTTTATCGTCTTTGCGACGATCGATCCGGCGGCAGGGTACAAGGGAATTACGGCGTTCCTGGTCGAGAAGGGCGCGCCCGGATTTACGCTTGGGAAGAAAGAAGACAAGCTTGGTATTCGCGCGTCCAGTACGTGCGAACTGATCTTTAACGACTGCGTTGTACCGGCAGCGCAGGTGCTGGGCGAGCCGGGCAAGGGATATAAGATCGCTATCGAAACCCTGAACGAAGGTCGTATCGGGATAGGGTCTCAGATGCTCGGGCTGGCGCAAGGTGCGTGGGGCCATGCGGCAAAGTGGGCCAAGGAGCGCAAGCAGTTTGGCAAGACTCTGGTAGAGTTTCAGGCGATGCAGTTTCAACTGGCCGAGATGGCGACGGAGATCGAGGCCGCGAGACTGATGGTCTATAACGCGGCTCGGCTGAAAGATGCGGGCCTGGATTTTCTAAAAGAAGCGGCAATGTGCAAATATTTCACGTCGCAGGTAGCTGAACGCGTTGCCAGTCTCGCGGTCGAGGTCTATGGGGGATCGGGCTTTGTGAAGGACTATCCGGTCGAGAAGCTGTATCGCGACGCCAAGATAGGCAAGATCTATGAAGGCACGTCGTTTATGCAGCTAGCTACTATCGCTAAGTTGACGCTGGGCAAGGTTTAG